From the Salmo trutta chromosome 2, fSalTru1.1, whole genome shotgun sequence genome, one window contains:
- the xrcc2 gene encoding DNA repair protein XRCC2 isoform X2, producing the protein MYHLVTHCILPADRGGLEVEVMYVDTDYHFDMLRLVTVLEQRLGEDAKGEDSGAVVEPEERVRACLGRLFVVHCSSSVQLLLTLHYLENTFCSRPALCLLVIDSISAFYWVDRSGGGESVAKQEANLRKCSELLDRLLRDYRIVMFATTHAIMRNYGHSAQADVAAMTPGPSEPSSSSSSWRQWSSHASNFDKAYLSRAWQRLVTHRVLFSKGEVTKDRKQVFSAACTTTSTRGAKCSSFYVMGGGVQFL; encoded by the coding sequence ATGTACCATCTGGTGACCCACTGCATCCTCCCAGCCGACCGGGGGGGCCTGGAGGTGGAAGTCATGTACGTGGACACCGACTACCACTTTGACATGCTGAGGCTGGTGACGGTACTGGAGCAGCGCCTGGGGGAGGACGCAAAAGGAGAGGATAGTGGGGCGGTGGTAGAGCCTGAGGAGAGGGTGCGAGCCTGCCTAGGCCGACTCTTCGTGGTTCACTGCTCCAGCTCAGTCCAGCTGCTTCTCACACTGCACTACCTGGAGAATACCTTCTGCAGCCGGCCCGCTCTGTGCCTATTGGTCATCGACAGCATCTCAGCCTTCTATTGGGTGGACCggagtgggggaggggagagcGTGGCCAAGCAGGAAGCCAACCTCAGAAAGTGTTCAGAGCTCCTGGATCGGCTGCTGAGAGACTACCGTATAGTGATGTTCGCTACCACGCACGCCATCATGAGGAACTACGGGCACTCGGCTCAGGCTGACGTGGCGGCCATGACACCTGGGCCCTCTGAGCCATCCTCATCGTCTTCCTCCTGGAGACAGTGGTCCTCTCATGCCTCAAACTTTGACAAGGCCTACCTCAGCAGGGCCTGGCAGAGGCTAGTGACACACAGAGTGCTGTTCTCCAAAGGAGAGGTGACCAAGGACAGAAAGCAGGTGTTTTCAGCTGCATGCACCACCACAAGTACAAGAGGCGCTAAATGCTCCTCTTTTTATGTTATGGGAGGGGGTGTTCAGTTTTTATGA
- the xrcc2 gene encoding DNA repair protein XRCC2 isoform X1 → MTTTAKMTENGAQLFARLEGRRSLRDIEPHIFPDGAGPIQGDVVEFHGTEGSGKTETMYHLVTHCILPADRGGLEVEVMYVDTDYHFDMLRLVTVLEQRLGEDAKGEDSGAVVEPEERVRACLGRLFVVHCSSSVQLLLTLHYLENTFCSRPALCLLVIDSISAFYWVDRSGGGESVAKQEANLRKCSELLDRLLRDYRIVMFATTHAIMRNYGHSAQADVAAMTPGPSEPSSSSSSWRQWSSHASNFDKAYLSRAWQRLVTHRVLFSKGEVTKDRKQVFSAACTTTSTRGAKCSSFYVMGGGVQFL, encoded by the exons ATGACAACTACTGCCAAAATGACAGAGAACGGTGCACAA TTGTTTGCTAGGTTGGAGGGGAGGCGGTCATTGAGGGACATTGAACCTCACATCTTTCCTGATGGTGCTGGACCTATTCAAG GTGACGTAGTGGAGTTCCATGGTACCGAGGGAAGTGGAAAGACTGAGACCATGTACCATCTGGTGACCCACTGCATCCTCCCAGCCGACCGGGGGGGCCTGGAGGTGGAAGTCATGTACGTGGACACCGACTACCACTTTGACATGCTGAGGCTGGTGACGGTACTGGAGCAGCGCCTGGGGGAGGACGCAAAAGGAGAGGATAGTGGGGCGGTGGTAGAGCCTGAGGAGAGGGTGCGAGCCTGCCTAGGCCGACTCTTCGTGGTTCACTGCTCCAGCTCAGTCCAGCTGCTTCTCACACTGCACTACCTGGAGAATACCTTCTGCAGCCGGCCCGCTCTGTGCCTATTGGTCATCGACAGCATCTCAGCCTTCTATTGGGTGGACCggagtgggggaggggagagcGTGGCCAAGCAGGAAGCCAACCTCAGAAAGTGTTCAGAGCTCCTGGATCGGCTGCTGAGAGACTACCGTATAGTGATGTTCGCTACCACGCACGCCATCATGAGGAACTACGGGCACTCGGCTCAGGCTGACGTGGCGGCCATGACACCTGGGCCCTCTGAGCCATCCTCATCGTCTTCCTCCTGGAGACAGTGGTCCTCTCATGCCTCAAACTTTGACAAGGCCTACCTCAGCAGGGCCTGGCAGAGGCTAGTGACACACAGAGTGCTGTTCTCCAAAGGAGAGGTGACCAAGGACAGAAAGCAGGTGTTTTCAGCTGCATGCACCACCACAAGTACAAGAGGCGCTAAATGCTCCTCTTTTTATGTTATGGGAGGGGGTGTTCAGTTTTTATGA